One window of Thioclava sp. GXIMD4216 genomic DNA carries:
- a CDS encoding DUF2268 domain-containing putative Zn-dependent protease (predicted Zn-dependent protease with a strongly conserved HExxH motif): protein MTWTIHIANSSGQFDDLVSPIRAAIDRAQARAETVTEAVDLDVVVQAWPGRVIPHLGHVGFAPTADMIQLTFDPANSNCVRNLGEPLERTIVHELHHVLRWRGPGYGRTLGEALVSEGLAGHFAQQLYGGPPEKWESSLDDKALAQAAIDAAVAWDDAAYDHAAWFFGTDPAWQGYALGYALVERHLIAHPSETPATLIHAEAASFRSDLEICS, encoded by the coding sequence ATGACATGGACCATTCACATTGCGAACTCCTCGGGTCAGTTCGACGACCTTGTGTCCCCGATCCGTGCTGCGATTGATCGTGCGCAGGCGCGCGCAGAGACCGTTACCGAAGCCGTAGATCTTGACGTGGTGGTACAGGCTTGGCCGGGCCGCGTCATTCCGCATCTGGGGCACGTGGGCTTTGCTCCGACCGCCGATATGATCCAGCTAACCTTCGATCCCGCCAACTCGAACTGTGTAAGAAACCTGGGCGAACCGCTTGAGCGAACGATTGTTCACGAATTGCACCATGTGCTTCGGTGGCGCGGACCGGGTTACGGCCGCACGCTGGGCGAGGCCCTTGTCTCCGAAGGGTTGGCAGGTCATTTTGCGCAACAGCTCTATGGGGGGCCGCCTGAAAAGTGGGAGTCGTCACTCGATGACAAAGCCCTCGCGCAAGCGGCAATTGACGCAGCCGTTGCTTGGGACGATGCAGCTTACGACCACGCCGCATGGTTTTTCGGAACGGATCCTGCGTGGCAGGGCTACGCCCTTGGATATGCCTTAGTTGAGAGGCATCTCATTGCGCACCCGAGCGAAACGCCAGCCACGCTGATCCATGCCGAAGCGGCTAGCTTTCGCAGCGACCTTGAAATCTGCTCTTGA